The genomic interval TGCTAACCACGTGACAAggtatatttgttgtttgtgtgaACGACCCCAACCTGCAATCTCAGTATATTATGTTTTCGCATAAGTCTTCTTTATACTAAGTTACATCAtctcatttttttgaaaataacttaGGTATTAAATATTACTGATGCTATTGTTATCACCGTTGACCCTTTTTAGTATCAGCGACCTTGACCTCGCAATTCCTAAACACAATTCCAAAGAAGGTCATCACATAAGCTTCCGACGCAAGGCAACACATTTGTGTACTGGAAACCATTCTTCCTTTTTTAATGACAGAGTCCTTGACCACGACCCCATCAATTAAAAGAGCAATCGCTATCTACCACATAATATTTATGCACTACACGTTTCATTCTTATATGTGAATTATATGTAATTGAGGTGAAACCATTTGATTATGTGTATTAACCTTGATCCGACTGCCCCAAAATACATTGTCAATGTACGTCTTTCCTTGAGCTTTCTTTATGTCAAATTTCAATACTCTAAAATTTTCGTCATtcaattttttgttcaaaacacttttaatgttattatcagCAAACAATCTCAAACTACGTCTTGATTTAgcctacctacacaccaagtttcatcactttaTATCAATTATGTCTTAAGTTATATagcagaaaccgtttttctatgcAAAGTGACAGCGACTTAAACTTGACCCTACTGACTCCAAAATCAATCTCGATGAACGTCTAAATAATCATACGCAATCAATTCATTATAACACGTCAATTATAACCAAATGCAATTATACTCATAGAAACAGCAACTTTGACATGAAAGGGTCTAGTCTccagatggttccaaaatcAGCAAGTACATTATTTCCTCAAAAAAGCCTACAATTGTCAATACGAGGTAGTATGAAACCGAAATACATCACTTcacatagtaaaaaaaataattgttcgccgtctcagctgagtttactcGTTAAAGAATAGCGCATAATGTTTtccctgtttttttttgtccctGTAGGTACACAAACCTAGTAAATCTCTTAGTGGAACACAACGACttaactgcgaaagatacatgtgtcgtaagcgatgtgatacatgaGTAGGTAAAATGTAATGCGTTGTATACAACTATATCAATTTTATCTAAGTTGTCcacaatttttttcttcttccAATCATATGATGCCTAGTCCTTTTATCGCCTTACCcgaaaaaaacatttccaaGCAACGTCTGCACATAAGCTTCATACACAAgacatttaatatgtataatatgtttcaACTATACATCAGTGCTAAAGTATTTAGCGCAAACCATCTTTCATATGATTAATAAGAGCGACCTTGTATCCGGTGAACCCAAAAGCAAacacaatgtttttattcacaTTGACTTGCGTTCTTTTATTTCTAATCGATGTAAGTTCAAAGTACCaacacatttttgttgtttagaTAAAGCGACTTTGACCTGGACAGCATCGACATAAAACGCAATCCAAATTTAGCTACTTTTCGAAAAAAGCATCACTTTCACACCAATtataccttgaccttgaccttactGACAAAGCAAATAAGGCAACAACAACGCACCTTTTCGCTAAAACTACATACACAAGAAGTGTCATTTATATTCATCAGCTATATCTTACGACATTAAGCCTGTCCGTGTCGCGAACTCCGccaatatgttattaaaacatttttatctttgTATAAGTGCTCGTTCATGTggaatattatcttaaataattagttgaatataaataacattgatatttgtcaACTCAAAATAACgtataatgattgttttgaacCGTTGAATTTTCCATCATAAGTTGATCTTGTTTTTTTACTGTATATGTTTGCACCGTTAAGGTTTTACAAAACGGCTTACACCGGTGTCATTGCTCTGTTAGCATGTACTTCCATGTTATCCGCAATTCTCGTGCATTTGATGTGTAGTTGGCGGGAAAAATCAGTATATAAATCGTTGCGCCTTTTTGTACCACAGAGATCATTTTATTGGACTtacatttatcagtttatattggATTAAAAAGACGtaaaatataattgcatttttattaacTATTGTATTTAATACTGAGTGGATAACATTTTGTGTTCTTAAAGAAAAGGAAACACAAgttaacataacaaatactAAATGTGTTTTGAGTGGCAAGTTCGGGGcctaattaaatgaaactttgcCACAGTCCGTTAAACACTGTAACTCAATATATCGGAGTTTTTCTACACAAATCCTGCTTAACATTTTGCATTTGGAACTTTcagtattgtttatttaatgttttgtctttttCTTATGATCATATAATGTTCGTGATGGTCATTTGCTGCAAGTTtcacaataaatttaaatgatatttagtTAACATCTAACTAAATTTATTAACGCTCTTATATTCTTTACATGGtgttattataatgtttattacattattcatacatatttgaagaaaagaacatgaaaaataaatatgttcactaCCCAAAATACACATAACAACCATGGATATAGATTATTAATGAATTCAAGTTCTGAAAATCAGATATAGTTCTTTTCTTTTACGTTAAACAAATGACTTAAATGATGCACCGAGtaaagtattgattttaaagttatttgattTTGGTGTTTAAAACGAAGTTATATAACCAAACACGaacatgtattgttatttattgaGGATAATTGTTTTCTACTTGTATGTCACTTGTGAAACAGTGCGAACGAAAAGAATACCGTTTCTGCATTCATTTCGGCGTTCTCGGGACGAGATAGAATCTCACTAAAACGATCAATTTATCTAACTTAATTGTTCTGTTATGAAAATATCACGCAAAATATATTGTAGACATCACACCGTtttggaaatgacgtcatttgtATTTGTCCGAGCTGTGTTAGGGCGGAAATCTCGACTTTCTGTGCAACAACGAAAACTGTCATTATAGTATGCAAATCGAAATAATGAAGTTAAGAACATGTACCTTCTAAAATACATTAATGTAGAAGATGAGACATCAACGCGTTCCTATTTAATCCGCATAAAAGGAGGAcaactttgttttctttttcagaattGTATCCCTAGAAACGTAAGGGTGATTGTTTGGTTGAATTTTATGACTAAATTtgaacacattcaatgataaaacaataactccAATTAATCATAAAAATCCTTTTATTTAGGCATGCATTTAACTTCGTGAATAGGAAAAAAACATCCCTTTAAAGCATTATACAAATTCATCGAATTatctaattaattaattgattatacATTTGTGGAAACGCAAAGACGCTTTGTGTCGATTTTGTACCTGTATATAggtaataaacataataacagTATTTAAAACGTCTATGCGTCCTTAAAGTTAAAGGTTAATATATGAAAGTAAAGGTATGAGAGCTGATCGAAACATTTGGCCTTCAGGCACTTTACCAGCTGCCGCATTAGTTTTCGTGCCCGGTATTTTAACCCACGCCACTCTTCTGCAAAATAATTACACAGTCGTTCATTCTATCCAGTATATATATCTGGGTTTGTATATAGGGATATAGTCATTGGCACGTAAAAGAATATACACGGTCTAGAACCAATTTTTACTATTTCttaactttatatttaagtgCCTGTATGTCTTATGTATATTCAAGCTACCCTTTTGTTACATTTCTTGAGATAGTAATATTGTTTTGCAGGTTTTAACGAGGTAGTTATTCACTTAACACGTTTCTTATTTATCTTATAGTTATAAGCCGTTTTGTCGGTTTGAAATACAAAGTAGTTCACTAGATGTGTTTCCCATTTATTCTGATAGTGATTAAGTGTTTTGTGGGTTTGACGGACGAAGAAATTCACCAAGCATCGTCCTTATTTCTTCTCTAAGGTTCTCATTAACGGAGTGGATTTCTGCCTTCAGGTTTTGCTCAAGGGTTTGAACGCTCGTGTCAAGTTTCTCTTCAAGTGAAGCTATCTTCATTGCAACGTCTATTGATTGTGTGAAATCTTTCAATTTTGTTACACCCAATGCATCCAAAACGGCTGCTATTGGTGTGACAGCTACATTTCCATTGTCTGTGCCTCCTTCTACCATACCTATGCAAACTAAGTTGGCTTGATAATCCTCACAAAACACTAGTGCACCAGAATCACCATTGTCTGAAAAAATACTTCCGTTGTTTTCAATTTCGTACTGATTTGGCAGAGTAACGGCACATTTCTTGCCACCGAACtcaaatgttttaacatgtgTGAAACTATCATTAAATTTCAACCTCCCTTCTGTCATTCCTGTAACACATCCAACCTTGTAACACTTATCATTGATATGGAGTTGTGTCTCGTCTCGGATTTCCCCTGAATTGAAagtaatttctgaaaaaaacacaaagtaTAAATAGaaactttataattataattatttactcAAAATAGTCTTATGTTATTTTGAACACAGATAAATTTAGAACATAAAATTTGTCCCGTTAGTGTCACCTTAAGCAATGTCAGGAATATAcactttttcttaaaaaagaaaccttttttattttgtttatattaatgaaatagCTAAGGCAATCCATATGTATTTAACTATCGTATAACATGATTCAAATTCCGatgtttcaaatgaataaatcaataaaatatttgtttggtttAACGTGAACGAATTTAGAAATGGAATCAATCCCAAAGGGTAATAATCTCATACTCCGTATCAAGTCTCCTATGAAAGTGCACACAACGTGAAACTGGACGTAGAAAAGGCATCCTAATATATTCTAAgagttgataaaaaatattaccttGTTCGCAACAAAGTAACCCATGGACAGGAGCTCGGTGCTGAATCTTGAAAAGTGCCACTtcaacaccaacaccaacagATACATCAGAATGTTGACCCTTTCCTTTATATACAACTTTCATTATTCTTGCGATTTCTTGTAAGTTGTCATTTCCCTGGTGTACACCGTAGGTGCTGTCATAAGAGTTGCATATAACTCCATGTGGATTCCTCTTTAATATATCAAACTCTTGCGGAGTTAGAAGCACGTGCGCTGAAGTAAAACCACAAAGGCCGTAATGGGGATGATCAACAAACCCGCCTAGCGTGCCGTATGCGTTTACGTTTTTCCTATAAATCTGGCACCCCATTTGAACATTAGGAAGTGAAGGGTAATTCTCGTTACCGAACAAACGAAATTCACCAGACCTAATATCAACCGGTATTCCATCGTATTCTTCCTCAAACGGGTCCTCCTTTAATGGAATAAAGCCTTTCATATGCACATACAACACCAAACATGTTTGTCTTCTAAGCTTTGTTTGGCGTTGGTAACTACGTGTTCGTCGAACCGAACTAGCAGTAATGATGCTCAGATATTTGTGTTCATCCATCAGTTTCTGGCCATGTTTCCTAATGCATGCCGATACACGCGTTTGATCTTCCTGAGAAAGACTGCATTTTTCAAATGCTGTTTCCTGTCCCTCCTCACTGTAATTCCAATGCAAGCGTACCCTTAAGGTGTAGTTTCGAAACTGTCTCAAATCCATGTCATACCGTAAAGTAACAACAAACACAACCGCAGCCGGATCGGAACATTCAGCTAGATACGACGGGTAAACATCCATTACCGCGTGTGAAAGTTTTCGTATGTAAGAGCACGCCTCATCACACATTTGCAACACAAGTGAAGAACCTTTTCCTAGTGTTGCACACATGCAGTTAATCGTCTGCTGGTCAGGGTAGTAATAGTGCGTTGCAGCATAGTCTGAAAATAACGTTAGAATAAGCAATCGTTATGCATTCTTATATACTGTTTATTATGCTTTTCTCCTCTTTCGATCGTATACCCGAtttcccacctcagataagtagatccaaaaatttaaccaggctagaaattcttatcttgcccacgggcgaagataaaatgcccgtatgaaACTCCTTTTAAtagtcaccacattgtaattacctcccttgttgaagactgtcgtcataGAAACCCTGTGATGTGaaaatatttagaacgctagttagctatttctcgcttcaaattgTACCATAAACTGTTTTCGCGCACCTTTCAGGAAATAATGCGTCACTCTCtttagaactattttaagaccgatttgactattaacatacatgtaatcGGAATCACTACGGGCATATCCATGACGACCACGAATTaccgcatatccatacgcaattatatTTACTAAGCAAataagagttccagcaaaaaatacttttttttacttaattttgtttaaatgaggtgggagaaaaagcatctaccatagccgctcgtgaaCGATAGGTTCATCCCTACCCTCGCGcaggtaaacctcgtttccgcaaaacaccttacgctcgggtcggaatgagcCTATCTAACACTCTCGACCACCGTTATTAGACATATAGTGTATGATTAAAGGACAATTATGTTAGTCGATTGTTTCGTGGTGTTGTATCACTTCTCGTTCCTTGTTGCAGAATCCATATCGGATACAGATTCTTCTACCAGCTACTCTATGGGACAAAACACCACGGAACGACCGACTAACATAATTTTCCTTTTATCATATACCTTCTAGCTATTTCTGTATATCAACAGCAGACTATGTTTACGTTTTAATATCATCGGACACGTAAGCAATAAGACACCAACTATAGTACCAACTATACATGTGCAATGCAACATATGCATGACGTACGAATATTAATAATTCACGCGTCTCTGTGGGACATAATTACTTTCACTATCGCTTAAGCgacgtttgtttttttatggcGATCTGTTTTACTGGTTGATAGTGATGTAACAGTTAAGTAGCAGCTGCCGGcggtgtacatgtatgtttgcaGTCGGTTTTGCAGTATTCtgcatattttaacaaacaattcttaaatTAAAGGAATCTATTGCTAAACATTTCTTTACTATATTTAGAATTGCTGTCAAATACAACTGACCAAAACTACTATTTCAacgatttgtttatattgtaagtAAACCAGGTCATTCTTAAAATAGATCGGAATGGCGGAAATTACCGAACATGTACGATCAAAAAAGTAGTCCCATTCTAGTGTGTAATACGGAAACGATAACTTGCGGTGTTTAATGCGGGATTTTTTGTCcaatcatttgtatttttcagtaaaaacaacagtatttgGACAGAATATTTATAGGTATATAATACATTGAGTTGTCaacattaataattttcaacagTCAGGATTGAGAAAAATACAAtctaaaaatgttcaataagGTATTATTTATATCAGACGAAAGAGTTGTGTAAACTCATTATATGTATTGCCTGATTAGGTTGACGTTTGATATGTGTCTAAAGTCATTTGGAAAAATGAATCTTTAACATTCAAAAGAGGTGCTATTCGAAAATAACTATTGTTATATAACATTGCTACTGAAAATAGCCATGCGTAAGTGAGACATATTTGAACactatatgaagttttatacAACAGCAGTTATTTTCGAAACGTAACTCTTTTGATAGTTAAAGATAATTTCCCAAATACAGTCACCACTATGAGTTCGGTGTAACCCGAGGACAAAGTAGGCTGAGGAATGACtgtgaaacatatttatttgtatttctatgtcgaaaacttatttttgaaaatgcctTTAATTTTGGTACCCGGAACAATGAATAGCCAAGTTCAATTTTTGTTGAAAACGTATCATCTTgtcttaaacatatatatttcacaactgtttttcaaatgttttcaattaaatactAACTACTTACACAGTGAACAACATGTTTCCGAAActaaatcattgtttaagaacGCATTCAATGCTTCCCAAGCCAATATCATGCATCGGTTCAATCTGATTTGCATAATTGGTGTCGATGGCAATAACGCAATCTCAAACGAATGCATCCTATTGACATCATATGTGCGTGAATTGCCATACATCGGACCAGTGAAGACAGTTGTTTTCGATGCTTCACATACAGATGAAAATCGTGTAATGTATCCTCTGTTTCGGTTTCTTACATCAATATGCAGTCCAGATGCAAGGTTGCAAGTCACAAATACATTGTACTCTACACTGTCTTTATAATTCaactttgaaataatttttctcTTTCCAATAACAAGATTCAAAAGGAACAAATGTGGTCCCTCATTCACGTTGAGATCAGTGGCCCAACCAAAATCAGCATTTATTTCTGTAAAGCCCATACGGTTCCATCCCATACGTTGTGCATCAACTTCCTCAAAAGCAGAGCACCCGACAACAACAATTGCTTTTGAGCTATCTTGCTTAATGAAAGCGAAAAAGCTGATGTTCCTTTTCACACTGCGTTCAAAGTGGGATGTCCTTTCGAAAAGAAATTTAATCAGTTTGGCTTtaccataatatatcaataaatgcacAGTTCAATCTCGACTCATTAAgccttaaacaattaataacaaaaggTTAAAATGACTAATGTATGAATTGTATTAGCATGTGAGTAGTTATGACATATATcactataaaaaataaaccaaaaagtgtgacaaatgcccctgaATATACCAGTCAGCTTTACAGTcacttgtaaaacaaataatggctgatttatttcactaaacTATCAATTGCGAAATCAATTGTGAAGGTAAGAGCAGCAGATATACCATATTTATTATAGAAACTCTtacaaagttaaaacatgttaagCCATGTAAGAAAACTTAAGTAATGAGTTTTTAACCATCacttttacattaaattgtggTCTTATTCCTGTTAGTACATGCAGTGATCACATACAGCACTTTAAGCCCATagataaccatttttttcagaaactatCCCAAAGTTTTTACAgtagtttcattaaaaacatttcataatttgAGCAAGTGTTTTGGGTGTAGTAACGTTTTTGTAATAGGACAACGTTTAATTAGTAACGTGCGTATAATTAAATGCgtttttaattcatataaataatttccCTCATTTGCTATCAGTTTCAATTGCTcatgatgtatatatttataccagagatacatgtacatactgaTAAAACCAAACTTTCTAGGTTTGGATTGAACAGTCAAATATTATACTATTTTGAGTctgcattttgaaaaatgatcgATATATACGACTTTTGATAACAGGAcccaaaatgtacatgtaatacaaaCGTGTAACCATTACTTTATGCTTTCTTCAATGTCATGTAATCAATACTTACGTTGCTTTGTGCGAAGTCCGATCGTTTTTCACTTTGTCAGTCATAGGATATGCATCTTTTCTTACAACTTCACCTAGAAAATATAGCCAGTATCTCTCATTCTAAGCATTTAATTCAACATCTTGTCCAGGATTAATTaatccgttttattttaagtatgtaaTGGGTTTGGTTTTGCACTTTGTtccaatttttatttaaacgtttcaagaaaaataatgaagaagATTGAAGACTATTcagaaatgttacaaaaatgaatagcaaaacatatttgatatattatatttatttgccaCTAAATTGTACTTACACTTCCAAGGCAATACGCCAACGTCACTATTGTTATCTCTTTGAAATTCCATCAAGTGGTCTCGTCTGTCAATGGTCCTTGATGTATGCTGCTCACCTTTGTGAATGGCCACAAAGACTAAATACTGCGTGTTTATTTGCACTTGATAATGAACTTCTTGATAAAATTCAGTAAAGTTTATTTCAGCTGTATACTTTAATTCTTTCTGCATGATAATTTGGAATTCTTCACCCAAACGGGCCATGACGTCAACTCGCCCATGAATACTATACCCATCTCGTCTCATTTGTTCAATACGCCCTGGGGCCATTTGTGATGTACAGCATTCTATGACCACTTCGCTTTTTTGTGTATCATGTATGGAAAAGCACATCAAACTTGCTTTCCTATTTTTCGCTTCACCAGGCCAAAACAATTTGTCACTTGTGCTTTTGTTCCCCCTAAAACATTCATTagcataaatgaaatattaacaaacataacatatcaaaatattttagccatacgtgtatttgaaataaaaggaaCACTATTTTCAttatagttttgacattatttgatCATTAAACAAACATGGTATACCAAAAGCAAACAAGCGTATATACATTGTGTATTTAAATCGTTACGAAATTGAGAATTTAAATGAGAATTTACAATGATTGTCCTGGCGAAATACTTTCACAGTCAACCCTGGGAGAGCTTTCGATGCTCCTTAATATTTTCTGTTCgttatctgaaaaaaaaacacatattaagtacattttttgaaaaaaagtccTTCggatataaaaaatacatccggattttgaaaaatagttcAGAAAAAGTGCAGACTGTCTCCAATTAAATCATATCATGTGAACCatgatttttaacaattaccTTTATTAGTTAACAATTATCTGATTATAACCATTGGCCAAtcaaatatatcttaaattaaaaatagaacctcaaaactaaaaaagGAATATAACGTCAAACTAACATTAAAACTGATGAAGAAAATTGAAGTATTCGACAATTGGAT from Mya arenaria isolate MELC-2E11 chromosome 7, ASM2691426v1 carries:
- the LOC128240778 gene encoding uncharacterized protein LOC128240778, yielding MLIEMARDQSSYQEDVIYKSKRQDVCCHHPQRKNKNAIVRRTKRENHGLDMYKDTLEVSSIVDRHQKERSAYQMPDERTFAKEICFVCYSKYENKQGCIVLECCVPSMADDRVRTRGMDGFLEHERKYFDHLDDETFVIVMKQNREHTAPLQFNGSHDDVEFQTIDGHDLTAFVKVYRGQDMQELTMFEVDIPASEMQNQQDQSHFSLSETNNEQKILRSIESSPRVDCESISPGQSLGNKSTSDKLFWPGEAKNRKASLMCFSIHDTQKSEVVIECCTSQMAPGRIEQMRRDGYSIHGRVDVMARLGEEFQIIMQKELKYTAEINFTEFYQEVHYQVQINTQYLVFVAIHKGEQHTSRTIDRRDHLMEFQRDNNSDVGVLPWKCEVVRKDAYPMTDKVKNDRTSHKATTSHFERSVKRNISFFAFIKQDSSKAIVVVGCSAFEEVDAQRMGWNRMGFTEINADFGWATDLNVNEGPHLFLLNLVIGKRKIISKLNYKDSVEYNVFVTCNLASGLHIDVRNRNRGYITRFSSVCEASKTTVFTGPMYGNSRTYDVNRMHSFEIALLPSTPIMQIRLNRCMILAWEALNAFLNNDLVSETCCSLYYAATHYYYPDQQTINCMCATLGKGSSLVLQMCDEACSYIRKLSHAVMDVYPSYLAECSDPAAVVFVVTLRYDMDLRQFRNYTLRVRLHWNYSEEGQETAFEKCSLSQEDQTRVSACIRKHGQKLMDEHKYLSIITASSVRRTRSYQRQTKLRRQTCLVLYVHMKGFIPLKEDPFEEEYDGIPVDIRSGEFRLFGNENYPSLPNVQMGCQIYRKNVNAYGTLGGFVDHPHYGLCGFTSAHVLLTPQEFDILKRNPHGVICNSYDSTYGVHQGNDNLQEIARIMKVVYKGKGQHSDVSVGVGVEVALFKIQHRAPVHGLLCCEQEITFNSGEIRDETQLHINDKCYKVGCVTGMTEGRLKFNDSFTHVKTFEFGGKKCAVTLPNQYEIENNGSIFSDNGDSGALVFCEDYQANLVCIGMVEGGTDNGNVAVTPIAAVLDALGVTKLKDFTQSIDVAMKIASLEEKLDTSVQTLEQNLKAEIHSVNENLREEIRTMLGEFLRPSNPQNT